The DNA segment CCTTAAATTTAAACTTGGCTATTTGACTTAACTTGCAGGTTATTCCCTTGTATTATGTTGATAGGATCATCTTTTATATTTAGTTGGACAAGACTTATTTCCTTAGTACTGTTGAGGAACTTTAAGGATTAGATTGATGTAATTGTAATAAGATGCTTTGATCTGTCTTTTAGAACTTCAAAATTTATGTTTCCTTTGCTATTTACCTGCAGAAACGCATGAATGCATGCTACTCTCATGCCTGGATTTTGGGGTTCGCGATGTGTAAGTTACAGATTATGCAATGGAGATTGAAACAATCTGAGTGTGTATATGTTTCCACTTGTATGATTGGGTTCTTTAACCAAAATTGATCAAACTTTcccttaatttttgaattaaaattttatattatattactatAAACACAAATTGCAGTCACTGGTTCTGACTGAATCTGCTAGTTGTTTAGCTGGTTCAGCTTTCAATGTCATGAGACCTTCGAAAAAGAAACGTCTCATAATACACAGGTATTAACTACAAATTCAGTTGTTCTGAGTTGTAACTTCAGAAAATGTATACATTCTTTGGTGTATGCAATGAACATTTCTAAATGTAATTGCTTCTCAATCCCCACCTAAAACACAAAACGAAGTCTCAAACTGAGTCATAAACAATGAAATTAACCaagaaatcaaaataaaattacatACAAAGAGCTCCAAAACAATGCTCCCTCGATACAAAATCAAACCACTGAGTGTAAAAAAAAGGTTTCACCACAAATAGCATTATACAAAGTTTTTCTATCTTAGCCTTGCAGCAACTCAGATAGTTTCTGGTTCACATTTCCAACCCCAAAAACTAGCTAGAACCTTGTTCCCTGAACCTGCAGCcacatacaacaataaacaattCCGAACAGTTTGTTTCTATCAagatcttgaatttgaatgaacaTGCAGGATACTGTCACTTACATCGAATCCCATGAGGGATCTGCAATAGTTGGTGTTAGTAAGCATGGTGCTAGTAGAACCGCACTCACTATCCTTGAGTGAAACTGTTGATCTATCAAGCTTGACAGACCATGGATAGTGATAATTCTGAGCATTTGAACCCACATTAGACGACGATCGTTGCATCCTAACCGCCCTGGGGACATTTCTCCCTTCCAACGAAGGCTTCCTCCTAGTTAGAGGCTTCTCGAACGGCTCAATGGGCCGTTGCTTCGGGGCGCTATGCGACCGCACTTTCGCCTTGGAAGATTCGGTGTAGGCCATGTAGTTGGGGTAAAAGGGATACTCATTGTAAAGGGATTCGACTGCATACTCTGATCTGGCATAGGAAAAAGGGATTTCTGGTTTAGACATGGCTGAGTAGCAGCATTGAGGGCTGCTTTGCACGGTGCCGTAAGAGCATTCCTCGAAGTGGTTGCTGCACGTCCGTGGGGTTACGTCAGTTATAGCTGATGGCGACGGCGAAATCTCATTTTTAACCGATGATGCACGGTGTGTGGAGATTCGGTgttcggttttttcggtttgCGCGTGGCTCGAATAGCTGTTTCTTGGCTTCCCAACTGGCTTGTAGTTGCCGAGATCCATTTCCACAATCTTGATGTTCTCTTCTAGCCCTCTATCAAGATCCTACATAGAACATAAGGATATATAGTTTTTGAGTACACAAGATAAAACCAAAACACaagatagttttttttttttttttttttttttttgttgtctcTCTAGAATATTACATACATGAGATGAATTGGTGAACTTGTAGTGATCTTGTGTAGATTTTCTGTGATTAAATTGCTTCTGGTTCAAGTTCTTGGATTCTTCGGTAAAAAGCATTCTtcgaactcgagctcgagcttggGCATTGACTAGTGCCTGCATGCACCGTAGCGTTGCATTCGCCTGTTTCCTAACCAAATGCCCTCTAACCAAAGCCTGCAACTTCACTAGTCCTTTCAATGCATTTAGAGCTTTTCTTGCCTGAAACCAATGCATATTAGTAACATAAAACTTATAAATttggaaattaaaatatatatatttcaagaaATGCGTACCAAATACGAGCGAAAAACGGACTGAATCTTCACGGCAGCTGCAAAGCTCATCCTGTCGGAGGAGGCAGCGGTCAGCTGAATCATGGCGGCGGCCGCAGCCTTAGCCGCCGCCACCGCGGCGTCGGCAGCAGCCGCAGTAGCCACCGCCACGGCCAAAACATGCTTCTTTGCATCGTCCTCCAAGTGATGATGATGAGGCGGAGTGAAGGCAATGTTCTCCAGAGAATTGGAGTCGTGCCTGCCCGGCGCCGTGGCGGAGGAGCGGCGGAAGCTCCACCTCCGCTTCTCCCTGGGCGTTGTGGGCTGCGGGATCGTTAACGGAGTGGAGGGATGCAGCTCATTGAAGTTGAAATTTTTGGTGTTGATCATCCCATCTTTCTTTCCTGTCAAGAAATTTCTTAGCCATTTGCCAGTTTTTCCCATTATCTTCTTTCTCTCAAACCAAAATTATCAAAGAAAGCTGTAATATTAATT comes from the Henckelia pumila isolate YLH828 chromosome 1, ASM3356847v2, whole genome shotgun sequence genome and includes:
- the LOC140875537 gene encoding protein IQ-DOMAIN 19-like; translated protein: MGKTGKWLRNFLTGKKDGMINTKNFNFNELHPSTPLTIPQPTTPREKRRWSFRRSSATAPGRHDSNSLENIAFTPPHHHHLEDDAKKHVLAVAVATAAAADAAVAAAKAAAAAMIQLTAASSDRMSFAAAVKIQSVFRSYLARKALNALKGLVKLQALVRGHLVRKQANATLRCMQALVNAQARARVRRMLFTEESKNLNQKQFNHRKSTQDHYKFTNSSHDLDRGLEENIKIVEMDLGNYKPVGKPRNSYSSHAQTEKTEHRISTHRASSVKNEISPSPSAITDVTPRTCSNHFEECSYGTVQSSPQCCYSAMSKPEIPFSYARSEYAVESLYNEYPFYPNYMAYTESSKAKVRSHSAPKQRPIEPFEKPLTRRKPSLEGRNVPRAVRMQRSSSNVGSNAQNYHYPWSVKLDRSTVSLKDSECGSTSTMLTNTNYCRSLMGFDVQGTRF